A genomic region of Fibrobacter sp. contains the following coding sequences:
- a CDS encoding OmpA family protein, producing SDNAIFKEAQLADDLAIRAREALRPVYFEYNSFSLTSDAVEALTIAARFLKDNPGMRVLIQGHCDERGSSEYNMGLGERRAKAVKDYMENYGVAPIRMEVTSMGKEQPVIPGCTDEECHSKNRRSEFVALAR from the coding sequence CATCTGACAACGCCATATTCAAAGAGGCTCAGCTCGCCGATGATCTGGCGATAAGAGCAAGGGAGGCGTTAAGGCCGGTGTATTTCGAGTACAACAGCTTCAGTCTTACTAGTGACGCTGTTGAAGCTCTGACTATTGCCGCTAGATTTCTCAAGGATAATCCCGGGATGCGTGTTCTGATTCAGGGGCATTGCGATGAAAGGGGTTCTTCAGAGTATAATATGGGCCTGGGAGAGAGGCGTGCAAAAGCAGTAAAAGACTACATGGAAAATTACGGGGTCGCACCAATCAGGATGGAGGTTACTTCCATGGGAAAAGAACAGCCCGTTATACCGGGTTGCACTGACGAAGAGTGTCATTCAAAAAATCGCAGGTCAGAATTTGTAGCCCTGGCAAGGTAA
- a CDS encoding tetratricopeptide repeat protein, with the protein MKRKIILAVVAVFTLASFQGCSNLTMLRTKELRAIQTRVDSLNNEISTTQKKLLEEQKTQSELLRLIRADQQVRFNELDRKVSNIEGNLSESQHRLSKIDQKTAEFNKRLEAKLIADSIAANSRAAEIEKLFQIAMSDFNAGRYDISLSGFTDLVSQFPESPLAQEAEYWIAECRYAKKEYAESEKEYLKYFKKYPQGSKVCVSLYKLGLVYDKQGKTKSKTMVWKKLIEQCPDSQEAKVVQAQGIK; encoded by the coding sequence ATGAAAAGGAAAATCATTCTGGCAGTAGTTGCAGTCTTCACTTTGGCCTCTTTTCAGGGATGTTCAAACTTGACGATGTTGAGAACAAAGGAACTGAGAGCCATTCAGACCAGGGTGGATTCCCTGAACAACGAAATCTCAACCACCCAGAAAAAACTTCTTGAGGAACAGAAAACACAAAGCGAGTTGCTGAGACTGATCAGGGCCGATCAGCAAGTCAGGTTCAATGAACTCGATAGAAAAGTCTCCAATATAGAAGGTAATCTGTCAGAGAGCCAGCACAGGCTCTCCAAGATCGATCAGAAAACCGCTGAGTTCAATAAAAGACTCGAAGCAAAACTGATTGCCGATTCTATCGCCGCTAATTCCAGAGCTGCTGAAATAGAGAAACTCTTTCAGATCGCGATGAGTGATTTTAACGCGGGAAGGTATGATATATCCCTGAGCGGCTTTACAGATCTGGTTTCCCAGTTTCCTGAATCTCCATTGGCTCAGGAAGCGGAGTATTGGATTGCTGAATGCAGATATGCTAAAAAAGAGTACGCTGAATCGGAGAAGGAGTATTTGAAATATTTCAAAAAATATCCTCAGGGTTCAAAGGTGTGTGTTTCTCTTTACAAGCTCGGTCTGGTATATGACAAACAGGGAAAAACAAAATCAAAAACAATGGTTTGGAAAAAGCTGATCGAACAGTGTCCGGATTCCCAGGAAGCCAAGGTTGTGCAGGCACAGGGGATTAAATAA
- a CDS encoding peroxiredoxin, producing MALLVGRTAPDFVATAVKGKKIIDKFRLSDLKGKNIVLFFYPLDFTFVCPTELHAFNDRIEDFRKRDTELVAVSVDSHYSHYAWLSTPKSQGGIQGIEYPVVSDIKKEISKAYDVLFEDQGVAYRGLFLIDDKFIVRHQLVNDLPLGRSVNEVLRMIDALQYYTGHGEVCPANWQKGERAIIPTNEGLKEYFTVS from the coding sequence ATGGCTTTACTGGTTGGAAGAACTGCTCCGGATTTTGTCGCTACTGCTGTAAAAGGTAAGAAGATTATTGATAAGTTCCGTCTTTCTGACCTTAAGGGTAAGAATATTGTACTGTTTTTCTACCCTCTCGATTTTACATTTGTCTGTCCGACCGAACTTCATGCCTTTAATGATCGGATCGAGGATTTCAGAAAGAGGGATACGGAACTGGTTGCGGTAAGTGTTGATTCACATTACAGCCATTATGCCTGGCTCTCCACCCCCAAATCACAGGGTGGAATTCAGGGAATAGAATATCCTGTAGTTTCTGATATCAAAAAAGAGATCTCAAAAGCGTACGATGTTCTTTTTGAGGATCAGGGTGTTGCTTACAGGGGATTATTCCTGATAGATGATAAATTTATTGTCCGTCATCAGCTTGTAAATGACCTTCCTTTGGGAAGAAGTGTCAATGAGGTGTTAAGGATGATCGATGCTCTTCAGTACTATACCGGGCATGGGGAGGTCTGCCCTGCCAACTGGCAGAAAGGAGAAAGGGCGATCATTCCGACTAATGAAGGACTAAAGGAATATTTCACAGTATCATAA
- a CDS encoding desulfoferrodoxin — translation MISKRSVYKCDGCGAVVESLWNGSESLFCCGKEMKELKANTTDAAKEKHVPVIERNGKVVKVKVGEVPHPMTPEHYILFVELIAGDKVLRHEFKEGDTVAEAVFMVDDENVKLYAREYCNLHGFWGTI, via the coding sequence ATGATCAGTAAGAGAAGTGTGTACAAATGTGATGGATGTGGTGCTGTAGTGGAGTCACTCTGGAATGGAAGCGAGAGCCTTTTCTGCTGCGGAAAAGAGATGAAGGAACTGAAAGCGAATACCACAGATGCCGCAAAGGAGAAGCATGTCCCCGTGATTGAACGGAACGGCAAGGTCGTGAAAGTCAAGGTAGGCGAGGTGCCTCATCCTATGACTCCTGAACACTATATCCTCTTTGTGGAACTGATCGCCGGGGACAAGGTTCTGCGTCATGAATTCAAAGAAGGTGATACCGTTGCAGAGGCGGTTTTCATGGTAGATGATGAAAATGTAAAGCTTTATGCCCGTGAATACTGTAACCTTCACGGCTTCTGGGGTACAATCTGA
- a CDS encoding sigma 54-interacting transcriptional regulator has protein sequence MEFTKDLRVYVEDFFRHGSFNALLRQHICLENVIDSLHEGLLAHDLNRKVFLFNRGAEKITGVSRDKVLGRDCHDLFAPHLCGEQCTFCDNNGDFSCLKAQSYNAIFTGDDDLRKELEVVRAPLFDEEGKIRGVIATLSDVTRVHELEMKLGESESFRGIIGQDHKILAIFQLIKDLSSSDFPVVITGESGTGKELVAIAIHKESSRRDNLFVPVNCGALPEGTLESELFGHVRGAFTGAIRDKKGRFELADKGTLFLDEIGELTPSMQVKLLRVLQEGVFEPVGSETQKKTDVRVICATNRNLKEMVSKGEFREDLYYRLAVVPIEIPPLRERRNDIPLLARHFLIKTSERLSRGEMMFSEKAISLLMNYGWPGNIRQLQNAIQFAMIKCKNSFILPEHLPPEIQNAPSVKQVQEREGPAKVGRKPKLTVADVENAMVRAGGNKAKAARILGVGRATLYNFLNSHHRVPEIS, from the coding sequence ATGGAATTTACAAAGGATCTGCGGGTCTATGTTGAGGATTTCTTCCGACACGGCTCCTTTAACGCTTTGCTCAGACAGCATATCTGTCTGGAAAATGTGATTGACAGCCTTCATGAGGGACTTCTTGCTCATGATCTTAACAGAAAGGTATTCCTTTTCAACCGTGGCGCTGAAAAGATAACCGGGGTAAGCCGTGACAAGGTGCTGGGCCGTGATTGTCACGACCTTTTTGCTCCTCATCTTTGTGGTGAGCAGTGCACATTTTGTGATAACAATGGCGATTTTTCCTGTCTGAAAGCACAGTCATACAATGCCATTTTTACCGGTGATGATGATTTGCGGAAGGAACTTGAAGTTGTACGGGCACCGCTCTTTGATGAAGAGGGGAAAATAAGGGGAGTCATAGCCACTTTATCTGATGTAACGCGGGTTCATGAGCTGGAAATGAAACTGGGTGAATCGGAGTCTTTCAGAGGAATAATAGGTCAGGATCATAAGATTCTCGCGATTTTCCAGCTTATTAAAGATCTCTCCTCAAGTGATTTTCCTGTAGTTATAACAGGAGAGAGCGGGACCGGTAAGGAACTGGTTGCCATTGCGATCCACAAGGAGAGCTCCCGCAGGGACAACCTCTTCGTACCTGTAAACTGTGGGGCACTGCCTGAAGGGACTCTGGAGAGTGAGCTGTTCGGTCATGTCAGGGGAGCGTTTACAGGCGCAATCAGGGACAAGAAGGGGCGTTTTGAACTGGCAGACAAGGGGACGCTCTTTCTTGATGAGATCGGGGAACTTACTCCCTCCATGCAGGTAAAACTCCTGAGAGTTCTTCAGGAGGGAGTTTTTGAGCCTGTGGGGAGTGAGACGCAGAAAAAAACCGATGTCAGGGTAATCTGCGCGACAAACCGCAATCTCAAAGAGATGGTTTCAAAGGGAGAGTTTCGCGAGGACCTTTACTATCGTTTGGCTGTTGTTCCCATAGAAATTCCTCCTCTGCGCGAACGGCGTAATGACATTCCTCTTCTGGCAAGACATTTTCTCATAAAAACTTCGGAGAGACTTTCCAGGGGAGAGATGATGTTTTCTGAAAAAGCAATCTCGCTTCTGATGAATTACGGTTGGCCCGGAAATATCCGTCAGCTTCAGAACGCCATACAGTTCGCGATGATCAAATGTAAAAACTCCTTTATTCTTCCTGAACATCTCCCGCCAGAAATCCAGAATGCACCATCTGTAAAGCAGGTTCAGGAAAGAGAGGGGCCGGCCAAAGTGGGACGGAAGCCAAAACTGACAGTCGCAGATGTTGAAAACGCTATGGTCAGAGCCGGCGGAAACAAAGCCAAAGCCGCAAGGATTCTTGGTGTTGGCAGGGCTACTCTTTATAATTTCCTCAACAGTCATCACAGAGTTCCGGAGATTTCCTGA
- the ettA gene encoding energy-dependent translational throttle protein EttA: MAEKFIYYMNRLTKVYPPKKEVLKDICLSFYYGAKIGIIGTNGSGKSTILRIMAGIDTEFQGEAWIEQGRTVGYLPQEPLLDPDLDVRGNVELAVKSTRDLLNEFEEVSAKFGEEMSDEEMDKLMEHQAKLQDKIDAIDAWELDRQLEIAMDALRLPPGDADVKSLSGGERRRVALCKLLLQKPDLLLLDEPTNHLDAESVAWLERHLREYKGSVILVTHDRYFLDNVVEWILEIDRGHGIPWKGNYSSWLDQKTSRMAQEEKEESVRQRRLKKELEWVRMSHKARQAKGRARLNAYEQLLSQATPEKVTTAQIIIPHGPRLGNTVIRAEGLSKAYGDKLLFENLSFDLPRAGIVGIIGANGTGKTTLLRMITGSEKPDSGVLKIGETVVLSYVDQTRDALDSSKTVFEEITGGKDTIMLGKTEVNSRAYVGKFNFSGSDQQKLVGELSGGERNRVHLAKLLQTGGNVLLLDEPTNDLDVETLQALEQAISDFEGCAVIVSHDRWFLDRIATHILAFEGDSTVVFHDGNYESYEEHRRERLGIDADMPVRVKYKPLHR; encoded by the coding sequence ATGGCTGAGAAATTTATCTACTACATGAATCGTTTGACCAAGGTGTATCCTCCCAAAAAAGAGGTGTTAAAGGATATCTGTCTGTCGTTTTACTATGGAGCAAAAATCGGGATAATAGGAACAAACGGCTCTGGGAAAAGCACGATTTTGCGAATTATGGCCGGAATAGATACCGAGTTTCAGGGTGAGGCCTGGATAGAGCAGGGGAGAACTGTGGGGTATCTTCCCCAGGAGCCTCTCCTGGATCCTGATCTCGATGTGAGAGGAAATGTGGAACTGGCTGTCAAGTCCACCAGGGATCTTTTAAATGAATTTGAAGAGGTATCTGCGAAGTTTGGTGAGGAGATGAGCGATGAGGAGATGGATAAGCTGATGGAGCACCAGGCAAAGCTTCAGGACAAAATAGATGCGATCGATGCCTGGGAGCTTGACAGACAGCTTGAAATCGCCATGGATGCCCTGAGGCTTCCTCCGGGTGATGCCGATGTAAAGTCACTTTCAGGAGGTGAGAGACGCCGGGTTGCCCTTTGTAAACTGCTTCTGCAGAAACCCGACCTTCTTCTGCTCGATGAGCCTACAAACCACCTGGATGCTGAATCGGTAGCCTGGCTCGAACGTCATCTGCGGGAGTACAAGGGATCGGTTATTCTTGTCACTCACGACAGGTATTTTCTTGACAATGTGGTTGAATGGATCCTTGAGATAGACCGGGGACATGGGATTCCATGGAAAGGCAATTACAGCTCCTGGCTGGATCAGAAGACCTCCAGGATGGCTCAGGAGGAAAAAGAGGAGAGCGTGCGTCAAAGACGCCTGAAGAAGGAGCTTGAGTGGGTAAGGATGAGCCACAAGGCCCGTCAGGCAAAGGGCCGGGCGCGTCTTAACGCCTATGAACAGTTACTGAGCCAGGCCACTCCCGAGAAAGTCACCACAGCACAGATAATAATCCCTCACGGGCCGAGACTGGGTAATACTGTAATCAGGGCAGAGGGGCTTTCCAAAGCGTATGGTGACAAACTTCTGTTTGAGAATCTCAGTTTCGATCTTCCCAGAGCTGGTATCGTGGGGATTATCGGGGCAAACGGTACTGGTAAAACGACTCTTCTGCGTATGATAACCGGTTCTGAAAAACCCGATTCGGGAGTTTTGAAAATAGGGGAAACCGTTGTTCTCAGTTATGTTGACCAGACCAGGGATGCTCTTGACAGTTCAAAGACTGTTTTCGAGGAAATAACGGGCGGAAAAGACACTATCATGCTTGGTAAAACAGAAGTGAATTCACGGGCTTACGTGGGAAAATTCAACTTTTCCGGTTCTGATCAGCAGAAACTCGTAGGAGAGCTTTCAGGTGGAGAGCGTAACCGGGTGCACCTTGCCAAACTGCTTCAGACCGGAGGAAATGTGCTTCTGCTTGACGAGCCGACAAACGATCTCGATGTCGAGACTCTTCAGGCGCTCGAACAGGCGATCAGTGATTTTGAAGGCTGTGCCGTTATTGTCAGCCATGACCGCTGGTTCCTTGACAGAATCGCCACCCATATTCTGGCGTTTGAAGGAGACAGCACTGTTGTGTTCCATGATGGAAATTATGAATCATATGAGGAGCACCGCAGAGAGAGACTTGGTATAGATGCAGACATGCCTGTAAGAGTCAAGTACAAACCATTGCACAGATAG
- a CDS encoding DUF4404 family protein, whose protein sequence is MLSESLQRIEKEIRENQSISEEQKNELLELVNKLKQEISVLGETHKEDARSITRFTEVSLAEAMRDVRNPELLKHALEGLSLSVRRFEVSHPVLIGVINNIGRVLWNIGI, encoded by the coding sequence ATGCTTAGCGAATCTCTGCAGAGAATAGAGAAGGAAATAAGGGAAAACCAGTCGATCAGTGAGGAACAGAAAAATGAACTGCTCGAGCTTGTCAATAAACTGAAACAGGAGATTTCTGTTCTGGGTGAGACCCATAAAGAGGACGCACGCAGTATCACTCGCTTTACAGAAGTATCACTGGCGGAAGCTATGAGAGATGTCCGTAATCCGGAACTTTTGAAGCATGCTCTTGAAGGTTTGTCTTTATCTGTGAGAAGGTTTGAGGTCTCTCATCCTGTATTGATCGGCGTGATAAATAATATCGGCCGGGTACTCTGGAATATCGGGATTTAA
- a CDS encoding flavin reductase family protein, translated as MHPVDYMAVAEKAMNQIRKGAFLTVQSGDDLNVMTIGWASVGFMWARPMMTVMVRKSRHTFKLIENTSEFTVSVPMVDAAKALEFCGSESGKNHDKLKACGLEILPGEKVHTPVINIPGIHFECKIAFKSPMDPSFLIEGYKHLYPNKDYHTLYFGEIVYCYSTVDEKG; from the coding sequence ATGCATCCGGTTGATTACATGGCAGTAGCAGAAAAAGCAATGAATCAGATACGTAAAGGTGCCTTCCTTACCGTCCAGTCCGGAGACGATCTCAACGTGATGACTATCGGATGGGCTTCGGTGGGTTTCATGTGGGCCAGACCCATGATGACGGTTATGGTACGTAAATCAAGACATACCTTCAAGCTGATCGAAAACACCTCTGAATTCACAGTAAGTGTACCGATGGTTGATGCTGCAAAGGCGCTTGAATTCTGTGGCTCCGAATCCGGAAAAAATCATGATAAACTCAAAGCGTGTGGTCTGGAAATTCTCCCCGGAGAAAAAGTCCACACACCCGTGATAAATATCCCCGGAATTCATTTCGAATGCAAAATCGCATTCAAATCACCGATGGATCCATCTTTCCTGATCGAGGGATATAAGCATCTATATCCCAACAAGGATTACCACACGCTTTATTTCGGTGAGATCGTTTACTGTTACTCTACAGTGGATGAAAAGGGATAA
- a CDS encoding prepilin-type N-terminal cleavage/methylation domain-containing protein, with amino-acid sequence MKQNRNEIRYKGFTLIELMVGVAISLIVISTVYYTWNSVNTHIARHSAKSQFSSEANRIIHTISSQIRKSPEVLSWSERQIFFLSPDDGDTLSYVFRDENLLCNGDTVKMVDMRNKITDFRIRDLEEDRIEEYHPVLFEISLIMTNGYDTLANSITVKPNKVSPKKDDFFGDDFW; translated from the coding sequence ATGAAGCAAAACAGAAATGAGATCCGGTATAAAGGATTCACACTTATCGAACTGATGGTAGGTGTAGCGATCAGCCTTATTGTGATATCAACAGTTTATTACACCTGGAACAGTGTGAACACACACATAGCAAGACATTCAGCAAAGTCTCAGTTTTCCAGTGAAGCCAACCGGATAATACACACCATCTCCTCGCAGATCAGAAAATCTCCAGAGGTCCTTTCGTGGAGTGAAAGACAGATTTTCTTCTTATCCCCTGATGATGGAGATACTCTGAGCTATGTTTTCAGGGACGAAAACCTGCTCTGCAATGGGGATACAGTGAAGATGGTTGACATGAGGAATAAGATTACAGATTTCAGAATCAGGGATCTTGAAGAGGACAGGATCGAGGAGTATCATCCGGTACTGTTTGAGATCTCACTTATCATGACAAACGGTTACGATACACTTGCAAACAGTATAACTGTAAAACCGAACAAAGTGTCACCGAAGAAGGATGATTTCTTCGGTGATGATTTCTGGTGA
- a CDS encoding type II secretion system protein has product MTYKERIEQQGGFTVLEVIVAIFILSCISAALMKALFSADRIHGRATVVMNSTTLAENEIERIRTKAAFFEAVQDCTYIATVGKRQYQVERRVIPQDDISIVESNPAMMEIEVSVSDNSNPENPLRFRFLQGYHQ; this is encoded by the coding sequence ATGACATACAAGGAAAGAATTGAGCAGCAAGGCGGTTTCACAGTACTTGAAGTCATAGTAGCTATTTTTATCCTGTCATGCATTTCTGCCGCTCTCATGAAGGCACTCTTCTCTGCGGATAGAATTCACGGCAGAGCGACTGTTGTCATGAACAGTACAACACTGGCGGAAAATGAGATTGAACGCATCAGAACCAAAGCAGCATTCTTTGAGGCTGTTCAAGATTGCACCTATATTGCAACAGTGGGGAAAAGGCAGTACCAGGTCGAGCGCCGTGTTATTCCTCAGGATGATATCTCCATTGTGGAAAGCAACCCTGCGATGATGGAAATTGAAGTTTCAGTCAGTGATAATTCCAATCCTGAAAACCCTCTTAGATTCCGCTTCCTTCAGGGATATCATCAATGA
- the pilO gene encoding type 4a pilus biogenesis protein PilO, which yields MHTEILKRVSRESLTILVLSASLFLAAFCTKELVSDQLARYKEKSRELSSYRELISSENGYSQIRSEIEKKNTLLQEKLNSRIGNQADSAGLSSFLETLIAKARASDIRFVKMQPQAESRNEDFVLFPVILDMTTTYHALGQFISSLEKIPFMFKIERLAMESKPEGGIEAKILVTCFIPLQNI from the coding sequence ATGCACACTGAAATTTTAAAAAGAGTCTCCAGAGAATCTCTGACTATCCTGGTGCTCAGCGCCTCGCTGTTTCTGGCCGCTTTCTGCACAAAAGAGCTTGTATCGGACCAACTTGCACGATACAAAGAAAAAAGCAGAGAGCTTTCCAGCTACCGGGAACTTATTTCTTCAGAAAACGGATATTCACAGATAAGGAGCGAAATTGAGAAGAAAAACACGCTGCTGCAGGAAAAATTAAACAGCCGTATTGGAAATCAGGCTGATTCTGCCGGATTGTCTTCATTCCTTGAAACACTCATCGCCAAAGCACGCGCCTCTGATATAAGATTTGTAAAAATGCAGCCTCAGGCGGAATCAAGAAATGAGGATTTTGTCCTTTTTCCGGTGATTCTGGACATGACCACAACATATCACGCTCTTGGACAATTCATCTCCTCACTTGAAAAGATTCCTTTCATGTTCAAGATAGAACGTCTGGCGATGGAATCAAAGCCGGAAGGCGGAATAGAAGCGAAGATCCTGGTAACCTGTTTTATACCGTTACAGAATATATGA